In one window of Burkholderia cenocepacia DNA:
- a CDS encoding acyl-CoA dehydrogenase family protein — MNDTARTPDTGASNIPDTRGINFFTVDPDLGALLKLHLGDAHYAELEPRLHALGARVSGELDEWASRADKHPPVLEHRNRRGEAVQRIDKDPAYVALERVAYAELGLASLSHSAETVPPLVKYALTFLFVQAEFGLCCPVSMTDSLTRTLRRFGDPALVARYLPRLASRDFDTLYQGAMFMTEQAAGSDVGRIATRATSETDAHGETVWRLTGDKWFCSNADADLAMVLARPDGAPDGIKGLALFLLPKTLPDGTRNRYRIVRLKDKLGSRSMASGEIALEGAQAYLIGEIGRGFHQMADMINMSRLSNGVRAAGLMRRALNEALHVAAHREAFGRKLIEMPLMQRQLMKMLLPAEAARAMFMQIALLLPQADAGDEQAARCVRILTPLIKFRACRDARRVTGDAMEVRGGTGYIEEWSDARLVRDAHLGSIWEGTSNIVALDVARAAQREHALDALRTFLGDRLGAAPLPEASRTALRRILVRACDALARVAGEGDDARVRQAASALYYASAAVLMACEGARLAPDFRRLALAHLIVRHKLLPVDPLAPAPRDDESAASDALLRGLPVALDMALDLLPEVER, encoded by the coding sequence ATGAACGACACCGCTCGCACGCCGGACACCGGCGCATCCAATATTCCCGATACCCGGGGCATCAATTTCTTCACCGTCGATCCCGATCTCGGCGCGTTGCTGAAGCTGCATCTCGGCGACGCGCACTATGCCGAACTCGAGCCGCGGTTGCACGCGCTCGGCGCGCGCGTGTCGGGCGAACTCGACGAATGGGCGTCGCGCGCGGACAAGCATCCGCCCGTGCTCGAGCATCGCAACCGGCGCGGCGAGGCCGTGCAGCGGATCGACAAGGACCCGGCGTACGTCGCGCTCGAACGCGTCGCGTATGCGGAGCTCGGGCTCGCATCACTGAGCCACAGCGCCGAAACCGTGCCGCCGCTCGTCAAGTACGCGCTGACGTTCCTGTTCGTGCAGGCGGAATTCGGGCTGTGCTGCCCGGTCAGCATGACCGATTCGCTGACGCGCACGCTGCGCCGCTTCGGCGATCCCGCGCTCGTCGCGCGCTACCTGCCGCGGCTCGCCTCGCGCGACTTCGATACGCTGTACCAAGGCGCGATGTTCATGACCGAGCAGGCGGCCGGCTCCGACGTCGGCCGTATCGCGACGCGCGCGACCAGCGAAACCGACGCGCACGGCGAGACCGTCTGGCGGCTGACCGGCGACAAGTGGTTCTGCTCGAACGCGGACGCCGATCTCGCGATGGTGCTCGCGCGGCCCGACGGCGCGCCGGACGGCATCAAGGGCCTCGCGCTGTTCCTGCTGCCGAAGACACTCCCGGACGGCACGCGCAACCGCTACCGGATCGTGCGCCTGAAGGACAAGCTCGGCAGCCGTTCGATGGCCAGCGGCGAGATCGCGCTCGAAGGTGCGCAGGCGTACCTGATCGGCGAGATCGGTCGCGGCTTTCACCAGATGGCCGACATGATCAACATGTCGCGGCTGTCGAACGGCGTGCGCGCGGCGGGGCTGATGCGGCGCGCGCTGAACGAAGCGCTGCACGTCGCCGCGCATCGCGAGGCGTTCGGCCGCAAGCTGATCGAGATGCCGCTGATGCAGCGCCAGTTGATGAAGATGCTGCTGCCGGCCGAGGCCGCGCGCGCGATGTTCATGCAGATCGCGCTGCTGCTGCCGCAGGCCGACGCGGGCGACGAGCAGGCCGCGCGCTGCGTGCGGATCCTGACGCCGCTGATCAAGTTCCGCGCCTGCCGCGACGCGCGCCGCGTGACGGGCGACGCGATGGAAGTGCGCGGTGGCACCGGCTATATCGAGGAATGGAGCGATGCGCGGCTCGTACGCGACGCGCATCTCGGTTCGATCTGGGAAGGCACGAGCAACATCGTCGCACTCGACGTCGCGCGTGCCGCGCAGCGCGAGCATGCGCTCGACGCGCTGCGGACGTTCCTCGGCGATCGTCTGGGCGCGGCGCCGCTGCCCGAGGCGAGCCGCACGGCGCTGCGGCGCATCCTCGTACGGGCATGCGATGCACTTGCGAGGGTGGCCGGGGAAGGCGACGACGCGCGCGTGCGGCAGGCCGCGTCCGCGCTGTACTACGCGAGCGCGGCCGTGCTGATGGCCTGCGAAGGCGCACGGCTCGCGCCGGATTTCCGGCGTCTCGCGCTCGCGCACCTGATCGTGCGGCACAAGCTGCTGCCGGTCGATCCGCTCGCGCCGGCCCCGCGCGACGACGAATCGGCCGCGTCCGATGCGCTGCTGCGTGGCCTGCCGGTCGCGCTCGACATGGCGCTCGACCTGCTGCCGGAGGTCGAGCGATGA
- a CDS encoding LysR family transcriptional regulator yields MELRQLRYFVAVAEELHFGRAATRLFISQPALSFDIRKFEDALGVQLFSRTNKTVALTNAGEVLLGEARRLLLQADEAERLTVRSASGLAGRLRIGFVHSMLYRGLPDAVRRFEADYPGVEVVLSEMNTHAQVQAIQRGQIDLGYAHWGHFPPEVESVLVYAEPFVCCLPAAHPLARRRQVALATLATEPFILFPRDAAPHYHDLIIAQCVNAGFSPLIRHEARLWQTILSMIEFGMGIALVPRVLQQAKSDRLVFLPLKDASLESRTLALKRSGTAEPVALRFAGYVRASIDALPALAG; encoded by the coding sequence ATGGAACTGAGGCAGTTGCGCTACTTCGTGGCGGTGGCGGAGGAGCTGCATTTCGGGCGCGCGGCGACGCGCCTGTTCATCTCGCAGCCGGCGCTGAGTTTCGACATCCGCAAGTTCGAGGACGCGCTCGGCGTGCAGTTGTTCTCGCGCACCAACAAGACGGTCGCGCTGACCAACGCGGGCGAGGTGCTGCTCGGCGAAGCGCGCCGGCTGCTGCTGCAGGCGGACGAAGCCGAGCGCCTGACGGTGCGCTCCGCGTCGGGGCTCGCCGGCCGGCTGCGGATCGGCTTCGTCCACTCGATGCTGTATCGCGGGCTGCCCGATGCCGTGCGGCGCTTCGAGGCCGACTATCCGGGCGTCGAGGTCGTGCTGAGCGAGATGAACACGCACGCGCAGGTGCAGGCGATCCAGCGCGGCCAGATCGATCTCGGCTATGCGCACTGGGGCCACTTCCCGCCCGAGGTCGAATCGGTGCTCGTCTATGCGGAGCCGTTCGTGTGCTGCCTGCCGGCCGCGCATCCGCTCGCGCGGCGCAGGCAGGTCGCGCTCGCCACGCTCGCGACCGAACCGTTCATCCTGTTTCCGCGCGACGCCGCGCCGCACTATCACGACCTGATCATCGCGCAGTGCGTGAACGCGGGATTCAGTCCGCTGATCCGCCACGAGGCGCGGCTGTGGCAGACGATCCTGTCGATGATCGAGTTCGGGATGGGCATCGCGCTGGTGCCGCGCGTGCTGCAGCAGGCGAAAAGCGATCGGCTCGTGTTCCTGCCGCTGAAGGATGCGTCGCTCGAATCGCGTACGCTCGCGCTGAAACGCAGCGGCACCGCCGAACCGGTGGCGCTGCGCTTTGCCGGCTACGTACGCGCGTCGATCGATGCGCTGCCCGCGCTGGCGGGCTGA
- a CDS encoding aspartate aminotransferase family protein — MTDRNEAFPPRSTADFRALDAAHHIHPFSDMGALNRAGSRVIVKADGVYLWDSDGNKVIDGMAGLWCVNVGYGRKELADAAYRQIQELPFYNTFFKTTHPPVIELSAMLAEVTPAGFNHFFYCNSGSEGNDTVLRLVHQYWRVQGKPQKKVVISRKNGYHGSTIAGGTLGGMGYMHEQMPSKVEHIVHIDQPYFFGEAQAGETPEAFGLARAQQLEAKILELGAENVAAFIGEPFQGAGGVIFPPSTYWPEIQRICRKYDILLVADEVIGGFGRTGEWFAHQHFGFEPDLITMAKGLTSGYVPMGAVGIHERVARPIIDNGEFNHGLTYSGHPVAAAVAVANLKLLRDEGIVERVKTDIGPYFQRRLRDVLGDHPIVGEIAGAGLVAGVQLARDRSRRERFGADVDIGTICRDFCFNGNLIMRATGDRMLLSPPLVIREAEVDEIVDKAKRAFDATAERVGRAR, encoded by the coding sequence ATGACCGATCGAAACGAAGCTTTTCCGCCGCGCTCGACCGCCGATTTTCGCGCGCTCGACGCCGCCCACCACATCCACCCGTTCTCCGACATGGGCGCGCTCAACCGCGCCGGCAGCCGCGTGATCGTGAAGGCCGACGGCGTCTACCTGTGGGACTCGGACGGCAACAAGGTGATCGACGGGATGGCCGGCCTCTGGTGCGTGAACGTCGGCTACGGTCGCAAGGAGCTCGCCGACGCCGCCTATCGCCAGATCCAGGAACTGCCGTTCTACAACACGTTCTTCAAGACCACGCACCCGCCGGTGATCGAGCTTTCCGCGATGCTCGCGGAAGTGACGCCCGCCGGCTTCAACCACTTCTTCTATTGCAACAGCGGCTCGGAAGGCAACGACACCGTGCTGCGTCTCGTGCATCAATACTGGCGCGTGCAGGGCAAGCCGCAGAAGAAGGTCGTGATCTCGCGCAAGAACGGTTACCACGGCTCGACGATCGCAGGCGGCACGCTCGGCGGGATGGGCTACATGCACGAGCAGATGCCGTCGAAGGTCGAGCACATCGTGCACATCGACCAGCCGTATTTCTTCGGCGAAGCGCAAGCAGGCGAGACGCCCGAAGCATTCGGCCTCGCGCGTGCGCAGCAGCTCGAAGCGAAGATTCTCGAACTCGGCGCGGAGAACGTCGCGGCGTTCATCGGCGAACCGTTCCAGGGCGCGGGCGGCGTGATCTTCCCGCCGTCGACGTACTGGCCGGAAATCCAGCGGATCTGCCGCAAGTACGACATCCTGCTGGTCGCCGACGAAGTGATCGGCGGCTTCGGGCGCACCGGCGAATGGTTCGCGCACCAGCACTTCGGCTTCGAGCCGGACCTGATCACGATGGCGAAGGGCCTCACGTCGGGCTACGTGCCGATGGGTGCCGTGGGCATTCACGAGCGCGTCGCGCGCCCGATCATCGACAACGGCGAATTCAATCACGGCCTCACGTACTCGGGTCACCCGGTGGCGGCGGCCGTCGCGGTCGCGAACCTGAAGCTGCTGCGCGACGAGGGGATCGTCGAGCGGGTGAAGACCGACATCGGGCCGTATTTCCAGCGTCGGCTGCGTGACGTGCTGGGCGACCATCCGATCGTCGGGGAGATTGCGGGAGCGGGGCTGGTCGCCGGCGTTCAACTGGCGCGCGACCGGAGCCGGCGCGAGCGCTTCGGCGCGGACGTCGATATCGGCACGATCTGCCGCGACTTCTGCTTCAACGGCAACCTGATCATGCGCGCGACCGGCGACCGGATGCTGCTGTCGCCGCCGCTCGTGATTCGCGAGGCGGAGGTCGACGAGATCGTCGACAAGGCGAAGCGCGCGTTCGACGCGACGGCGGAGCGGGTGGGGCGCGCACGGTAA
- a CDS encoding glutamine synthetase family protein: MQPELSEFLRQHRITEVEAIIPDMAGIARGKIIPRNKFESGESMRLPQAVMVQTVTGDYPEDGTLTGVTDPDMVCVPDPSTICLIPWAVDPTAQVIHDCVHFDGSPVEISPRYVLRRVLDLYEAKGWKPVVAPELEFYLVDMNADPDLPLRPPVGRTGRAETGRQSYSIEAVNEFDPLFEDIYEYCEMQGLDIETLIHEVGAAQMEINFVHGDALPLADQVFLFKRTVREAALRHNMYATFMAKPMENEPGSAMHIHQSLADMRTGRNLFADENGAVSPLFRSYLAGLQKYTPALMPIFAPYINSYRRLSRFMAAPINVQWGYDNRTVGFRIPQSSPVARRIENRIPGVDCNPYLAFAATLAAGYLGMTQQLAPTEPIASDGYDLPYQLPRNLEEGISLMAACEPLAGILGDKFVKAYLALKETEYEAFFRVISSWERRHLLLHV; this comes from the coding sequence ATGCAACCCGAACTGAGCGAATTCCTGCGACAGCACCGCATCACCGAAGTCGAGGCGATCATTCCCGACATGGCCGGCATCGCGCGCGGCAAGATCATTCCGCGCAACAAATTCGAATCCGGCGAATCGATGCGCCTGCCGCAGGCCGTGATGGTGCAGACCGTCACCGGCGACTATCCGGAGGACGGCACGCTGACCGGCGTGACCGATCCCGACATGGTGTGCGTGCCCGATCCGTCGACGATCTGCCTGATCCCGTGGGCGGTCGATCCGACCGCGCAGGTGATCCACGATTGCGTGCATTTCGACGGCTCGCCGGTCGAGATCTCGCCGCGCTACGTGCTGCGCCGCGTGCTCGACCTGTACGAGGCGAAGGGCTGGAAACCCGTGGTCGCGCCCGAGCTCGAGTTTTATCTGGTCGACATGAACGCCGATCCCGATTTGCCGCTGCGTCCGCCCGTCGGCCGCACGGGGCGGGCGGAAACGGGCCGCCAGTCGTATTCGATCGAGGCCGTCAACGAGTTCGATCCGCTGTTCGAGGACATCTACGAGTACTGCGAAATGCAGGGGCTCGATATCGAGACGCTGATTCACGAAGTCGGCGCCGCGCAGATGGAGATCAACTTCGTGCATGGCGACGCGCTGCCGCTGGCCGACCAGGTGTTCCTGTTCAAGCGCACGGTGCGCGAGGCCGCATTGCGTCACAACATGTACGCGACGTTCATGGCCAAGCCGATGGAAAACGAGCCGGGTTCCGCGATGCACATTCATCAGAGCCTCGCGGACATGCGCACCGGGCGCAATCTGTTCGCCGACGAAAACGGCGCGGTGTCGCCGCTGTTCCGCAGCTATCTGGCGGGGCTGCAGAAGTACACGCCGGCGCTGATGCCGATCTTCGCGCCGTACATCAATTCGTACCGCCGCCTGTCGCGTTTCATGGCCGCGCCGATCAACGTGCAGTGGGGCTATGACAACCGCACGGTGGGCTTTCGCATTCCGCAGTCGAGCCCCGTCGCGCGCCGCATCGAGAACCGGATTCCGGGCGTCGACTGCAACCCGTACCTCGCGTTCGCGGCGACGCTCGCCGCCGGCTATCTCGGCATGACGCAACAGCTCGCGCCGACGGAGCCGATCGCATCGGACGGCTACGACCTGCCGTACCAGCTGCCGCGCAACCTCGAGGAAGGGATCTCGCTGATGGCCGCGTGCGAGCCGCTCGCCGGCATCCTCGGCGACAAGTTCGTGAAGGCTTACCTGGCGTTGAAGGAAACCGAATACGAAGCGTTCTTCCGCGTGATCAGCTCGTGGGAACGCAGGCATTTGCTGCTGCACGTGTAA
- a CDS encoding gamma-glutamyl-gamma-aminobutyrate hydrolase family protein, giving the protein MRARPIVAVTADRILRGAHPNHTAGEKYLAAVVDGAGALAFVLPALGARQPADAIVAAIDGLLLTGSYSNVEPHRYGGAASAPDTLHDPARDATALPLIRAAIDAGVPVLAICRGMQELNVAYGGTLHQRLHATTGFDDHRERPADPLERQYGPAHVVQLAPGGLLQRVARGAHEATVNSLHEQGIARLGAGLAVEASAPDGLVEAVSVRGARAFALGVQWHPEWRYAEQPLSRDIFAAFGVACRARMAHRMHAAGGAIPSPAASDIDIDQRGRSCNPN; this is encoded by the coding sequence ATGCGCGCACGACCGATCGTAGCCGTCACCGCGGACCGCATCCTGCGCGGCGCCCATCCGAACCACACGGCGGGTGAGAAGTACCTCGCCGCCGTCGTCGACGGCGCCGGTGCGCTGGCGTTCGTGCTGCCCGCGCTCGGCGCGCGGCAGCCGGCCGACGCGATCGTCGCGGCAATCGACGGGCTGCTGTTGACCGGCAGCTATTCGAACGTCGAGCCGCATCGTTACGGCGGCGCCGCCAGCGCGCCCGACACGCTGCACGATCCGGCGCGCGACGCGACCGCGTTGCCGCTGATTCGCGCGGCGATCGACGCGGGCGTGCCGGTGCTCGCGATCTGCCGCGGCATGCAGGAGCTGAACGTCGCGTACGGCGGCACGCTGCATCAGCGGCTGCATGCGACGACCGGTTTCGACGACCATCGCGAACGGCCGGCCGACCCGCTCGAACGGCAGTACGGTCCCGCGCACGTCGTGCAGCTCGCGCCGGGCGGCCTGCTGCAGCGGGTCGCGCGCGGCGCGCACGAGGCGACGGTCAATTCACTGCACGAGCAGGGCATCGCGCGTCTGGGCGCCGGGCTCGCCGTCGAGGCGAGCGCGCCCGACGGGCTGGTCGAGGCCGTCAGCGTGCGCGGCGCGCGTGCATTCGCGCTGGGCGTGCAGTGGCATCCCGAATGGCGCTACGCGGAGCAGCCGCTGTCGCGCGACATCTTCGCGGCATTCGGCGTGGCGTGCCGCGCGCGCATGGCGCACCGCATGCATGCTGCCGGCGGCGCGATACCGTCGCCGGCCGCATCCGACATCGACATCGACCAACGAGGCCGATCATGCAACCCGAACTGA
- the hutG gene encoding N-formylglutamate deformylase, with product MTEQPAVFTLKQGTLPLLISIPHAGTHIPDDIAATMTPDARFVDDCDWHLERLYGFAADLGASILVPSHARYVVDLNRPPDNENLYPGQDTTGLVPVDTFDKAPLYPADALPGNDEIMRRRDRYWLPYHDALQREIARLKGEHGRVLVWEAHSIRSHVPRFFDGRLPDFNFGTSSGASAAPGLAEALAARVLAHGGYTAVANGRFKGGYITRHYGVPDTGVEAVQLELSQITYMEETRPYAYDEARAARIVPLLQTLVETALAHR from the coding sequence ATGACTGAACAACCGGCTGTATTCACGCTGAAGCAGGGCACGCTGCCGCTGCTGATCTCGATTCCGCACGCAGGCACGCACATCCCCGACGACATCGCCGCGACGATGACGCCCGACGCGCGCTTCGTCGACGATTGCGACTGGCATCTCGAGCGGCTGTACGGCTTCGCGGCCGATCTCGGCGCATCGATCCTCGTGCCGTCGCATGCGCGTTACGTCGTCGACCTGAACCGTCCGCCCGACAACGAGAACCTGTATCCGGGGCAGGACACGACGGGGCTCGTGCCGGTCGATACGTTCGACAAGGCGCCGCTGTATCCGGCCGACGCGCTGCCCGGCAACGACGAGATCATGCGTCGCCGCGATCGCTACTGGCTGCCGTATCACGACGCACTGCAACGCGAGATCGCGCGCCTGAAGGGCGAACACGGCCGCGTGCTCGTGTGGGAAGCGCATTCGATTCGCTCGCACGTGCCGCGCTTCTTCGACGGCCGCCTGCCGGACTTCAACTTCGGCACGTCGAGCGGCGCGAGTGCGGCGCCCGGTCTCGCGGAAGCGCTGGCCGCGCGCGTGCTCGCGCACGGCGGCTATACGGCCGTCGCGAACGGGCGTTTCAAGGGCGGCTACATCACGCGTCACTATGGCGTGCCCGATACCGGCGTCGAGGCCGTGCAGCTCGAACTGTCGCAGATCACCTACATGGAAGAGACGCGTCCGTACGCCTACGACGAAGCGCGTGCAGCGCGGATCGTGCCGCTGCTGCAGACACTCGTCGAAACCGCGCTCGCGCATCGTTGA
- the hutI gene encoding imidazolonepropionase, which translates to MKPTVWHHLRLCPHGHPDETIDDAAIAVDETGTIAWLGALSALPHGYAHWQREDLHGAWVTPGLVDCHTHLVYGGTRADEFAQRLAGVSYEEIARQGGGIVSTVRATRAADETTLFVQAAARLQPLLAEGVTAIEIKSGYGLDLASERKMLRVARQLGERFPVTVYTTFLGAHALPPEYAGRADEYIDEVCDRMLPTLADEGLVDAVDVFCERIGFSLAQTERVFEAATRRGLPVKLHAEQLSNAGGTALAARYRALSADHLEFLDEAGIEAMKAAGTVAVLLPGAYYFIRETQLPPIELLRKHGVPIALATDHNPGTSPLESLLLTLNMGCTLFRMTVPEVLQGVTRHAAAALGRADRHGALEVGRQADFAVWSVGSLAELAYWIGRPLCEQVVRGGTTVFRRMNG; encoded by the coding sequence ATGAAACCGACTGTCTGGCATCACCTGAGGCTGTGTCCGCACGGCCATCCCGACGAGACGATCGACGACGCGGCGATCGCCGTCGACGAAACCGGCACGATCGCGTGGCTCGGCGCGTTGTCCGCGCTGCCGCACGGTTACGCGCACTGGCAGCGCGAGGACCTGCACGGCGCGTGGGTGACGCCGGGCCTCGTCGATTGCCATACGCACCTCGTGTACGGCGGCACGCGCGCCGACGAATTCGCGCAACGCCTCGCGGGCGTCAGCTACGAGGAAATCGCGCGGCAGGGCGGCGGGATCGTGTCGACGGTGCGCGCGACGCGCGCGGCCGACGAGACGACGCTGTTCGTGCAGGCCGCCGCGCGCCTGCAGCCGCTGCTCGCCGAAGGCGTGACCGCGATCGAGATCAAGTCGGGCTACGGGCTCGACCTCGCGAGCGAGCGCAAGATGCTGCGCGTCGCGCGCCAGCTCGGCGAGCGCTTCCCGGTCACCGTCTATACGACCTTTCTCGGCGCACATGCGCTGCCGCCGGAATACGCGGGCCGCGCGGACGAATACATCGACGAAGTGTGCGACCGCATGCTGCCGACGCTGGCCGACGAAGGGCTCGTCGACGCGGTCGACGTGTTCTGCGAACGCATCGGCTTTTCGCTCGCGCAGACCGAGCGCGTGTTCGAGGCCGCGACGCGGCGCGGGCTGCCGGTGAAGCTGCATGCGGAGCAACTGTCGAATGCGGGCGGGACGGCGCTCGCCGCGCGTTACCGCGCGCTGTCCGCCGACCATCTGGAATTTCTCGACGAAGCGGGCATCGAGGCAATGAAGGCGGCCGGTACGGTCGCCGTGCTGCTGCCCGGTGCGTACTACTTCATCCGCGAAACGCAGCTGCCGCCGATCGAGCTGCTGCGCAAGCACGGCGTGCCGATCGCGCTCGCGACCGATCACAACCCCGGCACGTCGCCGCTCGAATCGTTGCTGCTGACGCTGAACATGGGCTGCACGCTGTTCCGCATGACGGTGCCCGAGGTGCTGCAGGGCGTCACGCGCCATGCGGCCGCGGCGCTGGGCCGCGCGGATCGCCACGGCGCGCTCGAGGTCGGTCGCCAGGCCGATTTCGCCGTGTGGTCGGTCGGCTCGCTGGCCGAGCTGGCGTACTGGATCGGCCGGCCGCTGTGCGAGCAGGTCGTACGCGGCGGCACGACCGTGTTTCGCCGGATGAACGGATAA
- a CDS encoding HutD family protein, with product MTALDHAPGNATLAVALIRAADLVASPWKNGGGVTREIGAFPPGAALDTFAWRVSVADVGTAGPFSRFDGIDRTLVLLSGAGMTLAEEGGTRHVLDAPLARADFAGETAIDATLHDGATRDFNLMMRRSAARGALDVWRAGVHRVAPADTVLLSCAAGAVGIDLDGTHYALEDMDTLRLDGPRRAFDVVVSGGGALLAVSLAVGERD from the coding sequence ATGACGGCGCTCGACCACGCGCCGGGGAATGCGACGCTGGCCGTCGCGCTGATCCGCGCGGCGGATCTCGTCGCGTCGCCGTGGAAGAACGGTGGCGGCGTGACGCGTGAAATCGGCGCGTTCCCGCCCGGCGCGGCGCTCGATACGTTCGCGTGGCGCGTGAGCGTCGCCGACGTGGGCACGGCCGGGCCGTTCTCGCGTTTCGACGGCATCGACCGCACGCTCGTGCTGCTGTCCGGCGCGGGCATGACGCTGGCCGAGGAGGGCGGCACGCGCCACGTGCTCGATGCGCCGCTCGCCCGCGCGGATTTCGCGGGCGAGACGGCGATCGACGCGACGCTGCACGACGGCGCGACGCGCGACTTCAACCTGATGATGCGCCGTTCGGCCGCGCGTGGCGCACTCGACGTGTGGCGCGCGGGCGTGCACCGCGTCGCGCCGGCCGATACCGTGCTGCTGTCTTGCGCGGCCGGCGCGGTGGGCATCGACCTCGACGGCACGCACTACGCGCTGGAAGACATGGACACGTTGCGGCTCGACGGGCCGCGGCGTGCGTTTGACGTCGTCGTGAGCGGAGGCGGCGCACTGCTGGCCGTCTCGCTTGCCGTCGGCGAACGAGACTGA
- the hutU gene encoding urocanate hydratase, whose amino-acid sequence MNHPKHIDPRLDPTRTIRAPRGSEKTCKTWLAEAAYRMIQNNLDPEVAEHPHALVVYGGIGRAARNWECYDQILASLKDLEENETLLIQSGKPVGVFRTHKDAPRVLLANSNLVPHWANWDHFHELDRKGLMMYGQMTAGSWIYIGSQGIVQGTYETFFSVANQHFNGDPSGRWILTGGLGGMGGAQPLAATMAGFSMIAVECDETRIDFRLKTRYVDKKATTLDEALGMIEEAKRTGKPVSIGLLGNAADVFAELVTRGITPDCVTDQTSAHDPINGYLPQGWTVAQWREAQKVDPQSIVKVAKQSMAVQVRAMLALQERGAATLDYGNNIRQMALEMGVENAFDFPGFVPAYIRPLFCEGKGPFRWVALSGDPEDIYKTDQKVKELIPDDPHLHNWLDMARERIAFQGLPARICWVGVKDRYRLGQAFNEMVKNGELKAPIVIGRDHLDTGSVASPNRETESMKDGSDAVSDWPLLNALLNTAGGASWVSLHHGGGVGMGFSQHSGVVIVADGTADAHERLGRVLLNDPATGVMRHADAGYELAQQTAREAGLKLPMLGR is encoded by the coding sequence ATGAACCATCCGAAACACATCGATCCCCGTCTCGATCCGACGCGCACGATCCGCGCGCCGCGCGGCAGCGAAAAGACCTGCAAGACCTGGCTGGCCGAAGCGGCCTACCGGATGATCCAGAACAACCTCGACCCGGAAGTCGCCGAGCATCCGCATGCGCTCGTCGTGTACGGCGGTATCGGCCGTGCGGCGCGTAACTGGGAATGCTACGACCAGATCCTCGCGTCGCTGAAGGATCTCGAGGAAAACGAAACGCTGCTGATCCAGTCGGGCAAGCCGGTCGGCGTGTTCCGCACGCACAAGGATGCGCCGCGCGTGCTGCTCGCGAACTCGAACCTGGTGCCGCACTGGGCGAACTGGGATCACTTCCACGAACTCGACCGCAAGGGCCTGATGATGTACGGCCAGATGACGGCCGGCAGCTGGATCTACATCGGCAGCCAGGGCATCGTGCAGGGCACCTACGAAACCTTCTTCTCCGTCGCGAACCAGCACTTCAACGGCGATCCGTCGGGCCGCTGGATCCTGACGGGCGGCCTGGGCGGGATGGGCGGCGCGCAGCCGCTGGCCGCGACGATGGCCGGCTTCTCGATGATCGCGGTCGAATGCGACGAGACGCGCATCGACTTCCGCCTGAAGACGCGCTACGTCGACAAGAAGGCGACGACGCTCGACGAAGCGCTCGGCATGATCGAGGAAGCGAAGCGCACCGGCAAGCCGGTGTCGATCGGCCTGCTCGGCAACGCGGCCGACGTGTTCGCGGAACTCGTCACGCGCGGCATCACGCCGGACTGCGTGACCGACCAGACGAGCGCGCACGACCCGATCAACGGCTACCTGCCGCAAGGCTGGACCGTCGCGCAATGGCGCGAAGCGCAGAAGGTCGACCCGCAGAGCATCGTGAAGGTCGCGAAGCAGTCGATGGCCGTCCAGGTGCGTGCGATGCTCGCGCTGCAGGAACGCGGCGCGGCGACGCTCGACTACGGCAACAACATCCGCCAGATGGCGCTGGAAATGGGCGTCGAGAACGCGTTCGACTTCCCGGGCTTCGTGCCGGCGTACATCCGCCCGCTGTTCTGCGAAGGCAAGGGCCCGTTCCGCTGGGTCGCGCTGTCCGGCGATCCGGAAGACATCTACAAGACCGACCAGAAGGTGAAGGAGCTGATCCCCGACGATCCGCACCTGCACAACTGGCTCGACATGGCGCGTGAGCGTATCGCGTTCCAGGGCCTGCCGGCGCGGATCTGCTGGGTCGGCGTGAAGGATCGCTATCGCCTCGGCCAGGCGTTCAACGAGATGGTGAAGAACGGCGAACTGAAGGCGCCGATCGTGATCGGTCGCGATCACCTCGATACGGGTTCGGTCGCGAGCCCGAACCGCGAGACGGAATCGATGAAGGACGGTTCGGACGCCGTGAGCGACTGGCCGCTGCTGAACGCGCTGCTGAACACCGCGGGCGGCGCATCGTGGGTGTCGCTGCACCATGGCGGCGGCGTCGGCATGGGCTTCTCGCAGCACTCGGGCGTCGTGATCGTCGCCGACGGCACGGCTGACGCGCACGAGCGTCTCGGTCGCGTGCTGCTGAACGATCCGGCCACGGGCGTGATGCGCCATGCGGATGCCGGCTACGAACTCGCGCAGCAGACGGCCCGCGAAGCCGGCCTGAAGCTGCCGATGCTCGGCCGCTGA